One segment of Macrobrachium rosenbergii isolate ZJJX-2024 chromosome 25, ASM4041242v1, whole genome shotgun sequence DNA contains the following:
- the LOC136852540 gene encoding micronuclear linker histone polyprotein-like isoform X2, producing MNEQKSFSNLKESKVHDNSDKKATQGKPHDNNSAAKHSYGNESCIPLIKYKQIPVKSKHKDEEEASSSETMTKYAYHKESCIPLIRYDPVKKENSSKSKNQPREIRENQPSKNSNKKERTSALNRISPKHKGRLTSHYKGNNPSVSENSDEYEFSTDVTKSLSETESSDELNGIEKACLQEYKRKREMAERKTKSNSKDSTETHISKIMKSFNYGNDIKGFKSHRPEAYVGKPKTKGRHSSDDSDVSDTDKKHRRAKKDTRRSRMTTQEMGGGGTLSEYGRISQSDSEASPKIFRHKTSRISRSKSSDEFFASHKDYKNGKSATRKLKGKTSIPRERRDSGGSKSSYYYEKKHRNMSPASKSAERSESESSDIDVKLQRARQRVRDAMNDDTVTKRSNLPSKGKTMEKNKNHRVKYNKYSSEDSSARSSRKLKRCVSEKERLGRQNQRMVDLPLNAYEYDDRLPIRFYTSKKASKYTDQRLSSNGMANKHSEKMKGKYKESRYSFSDDDSHSTSTSPLRLTTLTINDNSDHIMPKSKIDTSTESHPKLTCYRPLNDDKSETSEDFPEDIYEAFPSHTEERKPRNMSSSTVSSRTSRWEESDQDQTNGFLLRRPLTLTDSQFTPSFSYRPSSQLHSANLTLINTERENPESEIVTEEHKSKPQPSQSKEVVKAGIGQCKTHGSLLDLYCKTCEVWICNECLDLVHRPPPGGSCVAVSADQAVDNMKICHAELFDAKLATLDHFKSELARLLESCDNGIKEHETSIAQLSSRVLSEEMIIHGIENMRSLVMQKWKQIDKWEDVLETNARRIDQSSSAREMEEAVQKNNSAILVNVMSGAASNDVSKTVTSPSHIW from the coding sequence atgaatgaacaaaaatCCTTTAGTAATCTTAAAGAAAGCAAAGTGCAtgataattcagataaaaaagcAACACAGGGAAAACCACATGACAATAACTCAGCAGCTAAGCATTCTTATGGAAATGAGTCCTGTATTCCCCTcatcaaatataaacaaattccaGTGAAGAGCAAACACAAAGACGAGGAGGAGGCATCTAGTTCAGAGACTATGACTAAATATGCATATCATAAAGAGTCGTGTATTCCTCTTATTAGATATGACCCAGTTAAGAAGGAAAACAGTTCCAAGTCTAAAAACCAACCACGTGAGATCAGAGAGAATCAGCCAAgcaaaaattctaataaaaaggaaagaactaGTGCTCTGAACAGGATATCACCCAAGCACAAGGGAAGGTTAACTTCACATTACAAAGGAAATAATCCTTCCGTTTCAGAAAATTCAGATGAGTATGAATTTTCCACGGATGTTACCAAATCTCTTAGTGAAACAGAATCCAGTGATGAATTAAATGGAATTGAAAAAGCCTGTttacaagaatataaaagaaaacgagagatggcagaaagaaaaacaaaatctaattCAAAAGATAGTACAGAAacacatatttcaaaaataatgaagTCATTCAACTACGGAAATGACATAAAGGGTTTCAAAAGCCATAGACCGGAGGCTTATGTAGGGAAACCTAAAACAAAAGGGAGACATAGCAGTGATGATAGTGATGTGAGTGACACTGATAAGAAACATCGAAGAGCTAAGAAAGATACTAGACGATCTCGTATGACTACTCAAGAGATGGGTGGTGGTGGTACATTATCAGAATATGGGAGAATTTCTCAAAGTGACTCAGAAGCATCTCCTAAGATTTTCAGACATAAAACAAGTAGGATCAGCCGGTCAAAATCAAGTGATGAATTCTTTGCGAGCCATAAAGactacaaaaatggaaaaagtgcCACAAGAAAGTTAAAAGGAAAGACTTCAATCccaagagagagaagggacagcgGAGGTAGCAAGAGTTCATATTACTATGAGAAAAAACACAGGAATATGTCCCCAGCATCCAAGTCAGCTGAACGTAGTGAATCAGAATCAAGCGACATTGATGTAAAGCTACAAAGGGCTCGCCAAAGAGTACGAGACGCTATGAATGATGACACTGTTACAAAAAGAAGTAATTTGCCATCCAAAGGCAAAActatggagaaaaataaaaatcacagagTAAAGTATAACAAATACTCCAGCGAAGACTCATCAGCAAGGAGCAGCAGAAAACTTAAGAGGTGtgtaagtgaaaaagaaagacttGGCAGGCAAAATCAAAGAATGGTTGATTTGCCATTAAATGCTTACGAATATGATGACAGATTACCTATAAGATTCTATACCAGCAAAAAAGCATCTAAATATACTGATCAAAGACTTTCAAGCAATGGAATGGCAAACAAGCACtcagaaaagatgaaaggaaaatacaaagaatCCAGATATTCATTTTCAGATGATGACAGTCATAGTACAAGTACCAGCCCTTTGAGACTAACTACTTTAACTATAAATGATAATTCAGATCACATAATGCCTAAATCTAAAATAGATACAAGCACAGAGAGTCATCCCAAATTAACGTGTTATAGACCTCTTAATGATGATAAATCTGAAACAAGTGAAGATTTCCCTGAAGACATTTATGAAGCTTTTCCATCGCACACAGaagaaaggaaaccaagaaatatGTCATCATCGACAGTCAGCTCTAGAACAAGTCGATGGGAGGAAAGTGATCAGGACCAAACAAATGGTTTTCTTTTGAGAAGACCTTTAACGCTGACGGATTCACAGTTCACACCAAGCTTCAGCTACAGACCATCATCTCAGCTCCATTCAGCAAACCTTACTTTGATTAATACAGAGCGTGAAAACCCTGAAAGTGAAATAGTAACGGAAGAGCACAAATCTAAGCCTCAACCTTCTCAATCAAAGGAAGTTGTCAAAGCAGGCATCGGACAATGCAAAACACACGGGTCTTTACTCGATCTCTATTGCAAAACATGCGAAGTGTGGATTTGCAACGAATGCCTTGACCTTGTTCATCGGCCCCCGCCAGGGGGAAGCTGCGTTGCAGTATCAGCAGATCAAGCAGTGGACAACATGAAGATCTGCCACGCAGAGCTCTTTGACGCAAAGCTGGCCACGCTGGACCACTTCAAGAGCGAACTGGCGAGACTTCTGGAGAGCTGTGACAATGGCATCAAGGAGCACGAGACGAGCATCGCCCAGCTGTCATCCCGAGTGCTGAGCGAAGAAATGATCATTCACGGGATTGAAAATATGCGATCCTTGGTGATGCAGAAGTGGAAACAAATCGACAAGTGGGAGGACGTGCTGGAAACAAACGCTCGTCGAATTGACCAGTCATCATCAGCTAGGGAGATGGAGGAAGCCGTTCAGAAGAACAACAGTGCCATTCTAGTGAACGTTATGTCAGGGGCTGCCTCTAATGATGTTTCCAAGACAGTTACAAGTCCTTCTCATATTTGGTAA